ATTAACTAGTAATCCTAATGTGGGTGGGTTTGGTCAGGGGGATGCAGAAATAGTCCTTCAAGATCCGTTACGTGTCCAAGGTCTCCTGTTCTTCTTCGCATCGATTATTTTGGCACAAATCTTTTTGGTTcttaaaaagaaacaatttgAGAAGGTTCAATTGTCCGAAATGAATTTCTAGTTACTAAGATTTATCAACATATTAAGCTCGTAAAAAGAACtccatttttgttgataaattaTGTAAAGACCTTTGGTTCTCTACACTCTTTTTCTACCATATTTAGAGAATTCCTTGTACCGTAGAACTAGTCAGTCATAGTATATATATTGGGAAGAAGACTGTTTGACTTTGGttctttgcttttttttttcaactctATAATCAATTCGAACCATATGATTATGTCGCTGTTTTCACATTTCAATGTACTACACAATGTACTACAATAGAAATATATTAATCCCTTtctattgtaataaaatttgaatgaaattCGACTCGATACTAAATCTTAAAAAATAGGCAAATAATATTAAGTAAAGTCGGAATAGAAATGGAGAAAAGGGGAAAAGGGGATTCTAGGATGGAGAATTTGTCTTTTCCTAGAGTCCGATTCCTTCTTGTTTATATCGAAATAGATACGTAGTGAAGTAATGGACAAACAAAAAAGAGCGTGAATTTGATTCACTAAATAGAACTTCtttaatttacttaaaaaataagaatgaaaTCATGATTCGATATTTTTAGAGACTTAAATAGATTTCGAGTACTATTTCATTAGTATAGTATCAAAAAAGTTAGGTTCTACAGAATATTTGAGTggtagaaaatatatattatataagaaatataatacattatataataattcttacaaaatataattctttCATATAGAATACTATATTATTGCGCCACCCCCAAGAAGtattccttctttcctttactTTTCTTTCAACTTGAAAGAAAAAGTATCGACAGATATTATCCagaaaaaatgttttgaatcaATTAATGAAgttcatttttcaaaaacatcctaaaaaaaatgaaatggagTTTTTTGAAACATACCAAAAAGTTATCTATTGAGTcatttacaaaaagattttgatTATGAAGAACTCAACGGGACCCCCTCGAATTCGTCAAAGAAAGAGTGGATCCCTGTTGAGTTCTTATGCTTTCATTTCGAAAACTAAATTCATCCGATTACTACAGGGATGATCCCAATCCAGAATATGAACCATAAAAGAAAATACCAATTAAACCGATCACGGCAATACCAGCTACAGTACCTATTATCCAAAGAGGAATCCTTCCAGTAGTATCGGCCATTTATCCCACTTTCCTCCACATTTGATCAAGTAGTCAGTCATGCTAAAGACCTAAACAGTCATAGATAATTATGAAATGATATCCTTCCGAATGGGATAAGAGAActcctaatatatatatatactattccCTTTTGTTCTATTAATTGaagaaataatttgaaaataaaacagcAAGTACAAAAATGAGTAATAACCCCCAGTAGAGACTGGTACGATTCAATTCaacattttgttcatttgggtTTGATTGTGTCGTAGCTCTATAATTCGGATTAGGTTTATCGTTGGATGAACTGCATTGCTGATATCGATCCCAAAAAAGAAACGGTGGGTACCGCTAGTCCGTGAACAGCCAACCATCGTACTGTAAAAATGGGATAGGTCCTATCTATGGTCATTGGAGCCTCCTAAAAAGATCTACTAAATTCATCGAGTTGTTCCAAAGAATCAAAACGGCCAGTTATTAATGGAATTCCTTGTCGGCTTTCTGTAAAATACTCGTTTGGCCGGGGGCTTCCAAATACATCGTAAGCTAAACCCGTGCTGACAAATAACCAACCCGCAATGAATAGGGAGGGTATAGTAATGCTATGAATAATCCAGTATCGAATACTGGTAATAATATCAGCAAAAGAACGTTCTCCTGTGCTTCCAGACATGCCGAGCTCCACATATTCTTTATTCTTATACAGTCAAAGGGGGATCGATTCCAAAAAAGATCAGATCAGTAAGTATAAATTTACTGAAATCCAATCTTTGTTAGATCGTCAATTTTGTACCAAGGGTCTCTTTCGAGTATACCGAATCAGTATAGCTATCCTTCTTCTAACACAGCAACGAAATTTCACAATCAGTGGCGAGATCAAGTACtagaaaatcaaatttatttgttttttctttgttggtTGTTTCGATATACTGAATAGAAAATTCCTCAAAGTTTAAGACTATAAGATGATGGTTCTCTACATTCATTATTAGCTTCGCACTAGAAAACTAAAGATCCATAAAAATGTTAATGGGATGAAGTGGtttctaataattaataaaacaaattagaatATTTCTAGAATTCAATTAGATAAGAAATCGAGAAATAAACTTTTTGTGGTTGTCAAGGCTAAGACTCTATCTTCCTTGTTTTAATTACAAGGatagagttaaaataaaaatatttaaataaaatatgatatgatgaaaatataaaaaaaccgCGGACCCCTAGTTTCGAGTGATCTAATACCCTTTTATTTTCGTTCAAGGTATTAGAAGAATGAGATATATTACAAAATAGAATAAGTTCAAAATCAAAGTCAAGAAGTCAGGGTCACTCTCCTCTTTTGTTCTAAACTAATCGaatgaaaaaattatcattCGATTAGTTTACTCAGCTCATGAGTTGATCAAAAAATCTGTTGATTTGGAATCACAGGATGGGTAGATGTCACAGATGATTAATTGATTTCTTACCtatgtaattatatttttatttttgttcgtACGTAATATATGGATTCATGAATCCATTATTTTCAATTGTACCTTTTAAGTGGTATTTTTTGCTTCGTTTCctatttttatctcaaaaaaagaAACTTAGGAAAGTGCTTTATAAACATATGTATAATAAAGACCATATTTCATCTAGTTTCCTTATGCCCACTATAACCAGTTATTTCGGTTTTCTACTAGCAGTTTTAACTATAACCGCAGGTCTTTTTATCAGTCTGAATAAGATACGActtatttgatttcaaatttaCAGATGAATTGGCAATTTTGGAATAGTTTCGATATTCTATAGTGACTTATCATGTCAATTGCCAATTCTTGGTCATTGAGATTCATGGTCAATACAGATTCATATTTAAGGATAGATATTACCCCcactttttttcctttcaaacaAACTCAAATGATTGAAGTTTTTCTATTTGGAATTGTGTTAGGTCTAATTCCTATTACTTTGGCTGGATTATTTGTAACGGCATATTTACAATACCGACGCGGTGATCAGTTGGATCTTTGATTaagtaacatttattttttttattgacttcctattccttttttatttgtttgtttgaatCCAAATTCAAAGGAGATCAAATTCATACTTTATATTAGACTGTTATGCCATTATTTCAGTGTCATTCTCAATCTAACAAATCACGCTCTGTAGGATTTGAACCTACGACATCGGGTTTTGGAGACCCGCGTTCTACCGAACTGAACTAAGAGCGCTTTATTTTCctaaataattttatgtgattcCAATACATCTTGCATGCATACATACTCAATATGGAAAACTATTCATATTGAGTATGTACGTCCAATTGGAATCGGTCTCAATGGATCTATTGTTACTGCTATTACGATAACTAATAGAATAGTTAGCGATAGGGATGACAGGATTTGAACCTGTGACATTTTGTACCCAAAACAAACGCGCTACCAAGCTGCGCTACATCCCTCTTTCAATTGGTTTACAGTGTCATTGTAAAGAATTTTTGTCTTCTTTTCCACATTTTTCCATTATATATATCATAGATCCttgcatttttttgtttttttttttatttcttatatcgtataaataaaatatcgaatatgaaaaaagaaaaatattcaatttctaTAGACCGATactattctatttaattaaataaaaagatagaatatataaataataataatataaagagTATAAGAataaagaatataaataaaaatatatattaattaatatgaaatagAATTCAAAtatcaaaaatgaaaaatcaaattttgaatttcaaaaaattcaaaatatagtaatatagttattataataaaattataatataatttaaataaagaaaatagaaaaagcatattctataaaaataaaaaaaaatatctaattaatcGTTGtataattcaaattgaattcGAATTTCCCCCGACAAAAGCAAGTggttattaatattaattaatatttaaaatttattcatattccTATATGTAATTAGGtattaaaaattacaacaaaaaaacGAAGGAGGATTTGAAATGCGAGATCTAAAAACATATCTCTCTGTGGCACCAGTGGCAAGTACTCTATGGTTCGTGGCTCTAGCGGGTCTCTTGATAGAAATCAATCGTTTATTCCCGGATGCATTGACATTCCCCTTTTTTTCATTCTAATTATGGGCACGGGAGGGGGTAACGAAGGTTAGAGATCGAAAAAAAAGAGGAAAGAATAAAGGTCGATTTGGCCTCGGTGAAACTCGAAATTTTGCCCAGTTTTCAATGGAATTGAATTAATACTTCAATTCCATTGCTATTAATAATAGAGTGAGCCCAGAAATGGAATTGTAATGCTAGGGCAGGGGCAATAATATCATACAAGATACATGAAGTACTGTATTGTGATTCGAAATATAGTTCGAAATCATTGTATTACTCACTTATTACTGTACTATATAAAATTAATCGGAACAAAATCTTtcataatttgattttgaattatCAACTTATACTTTTTTCTGTTCCTTTTTGATTCTTCGCTTTCAATCGTAAAATCGAAGAGTTAAGTGAATCAAAAAAAACCAAAGGAGGTTCATGGCCAAGGGTAAAGATATCCGAATAACTGTTATTTTGGAATGTACCAGTTGTGATAAAAAGAGTGTTAATAAGGAATCGAGGGGTATTTCTAGATATATTACTCAAAAGAATCGACACAATACGCCTAGTCGATTGGAATTGAGAAAATTCTGTCCCTTTTGTTGCAAACATACGATTCATGCAGagataaagaaataaacaaaatgGATGGATTGTGGGTTACGCTTAGACGGTAgatgataaataatatttcagaTAGAAGATATAttctataatttaaatatatataaattctatagataacatataaataatattatatatataatattatataacatgaaattatatacatataccATTATATAgcatatatttcattatataacaaatatatattacaaaaaaaaaataagaatataaataaaacaaatccTTTTTTATAAGAAATGGGGTTTTCGGTATAGGAATAAACAAACCATGGATAAATCTAAGCGACTCTTTCTTAAATCCAAACAATCTTTTCGTAGGAGTTTGTCTCCGATCCAATCGGGGGATCGAATTGATTATAAAAACATGAGTTTACTTTATCGATTTATTAGTCAACAAGGAAAAATATTATCTAGACGCGTAAATAGATTGAGCTTAAAACAACAACGATTAATTACGATTGCTATAAAACAAGCTCGTATTTTATCTTTGTTACCTTTCGCTAATTCATTACCTTTTGTtaataatggaaaaaaaaaatatgaaaaaaggGAGTCGATCACTAGAACTACCGCAgttcgtaaaaaaaaaaaatagagttacTTTATTATTCTATTGAATTCTATTTTGAATCTAAATTCAAATGAAATgcggattaatatttttttttttcgaaaaaatatgACAATCCAATTGGAGTTGTTACGTTGTAAAAAAAAAGCTAATAGATGAagaagaattattttttttattcagcgtggtggtttatttattttgataactTTGTCATATGAATTCTATTTTATCATACAAATCTCTTCTATTCTACGACCTTCCCGGAGTTCAGTCTCCGgggaatttttatttttttatgatatcatTGGCAATCATAAAAAAACAATTCCCTTTTAATATAGCTATTTGTGCAACTATTTTACGATTAAGAAGCAATTGCTTCTTGTACAGATTATACATTAAATTACTATAAATATAGTATACGTTTTTATTTTTCTGGCCAATTATTGCATTTATTCGACTGATCCACAAAGCGCGAAAATCTCTTTTTTTCCTATCTCTATCTCGATCAGACGAAACCAAAGCTTTTATTTTCTGTTGCGCAATAGTTCGAGTTAGTTTTGAATGAGCTCCGCGAAAGCTTGATGTAAATAAACGAATTTTGGTCCTCCGTTTTTGAGCGATAGATCCTCGTTTAATTCTGGTCATTGAATAAATGAGACTTTGATGAATaactatttcatttttttctttcagttaTTCTTTTATCCTTCCTAGTCTATTAATAACAAAATGGATTCTTCCAatgtataaaagaaaaattccaATGGCTTTTGCTACTATAACCTTCCCAACCacgatttttttatttttttctaagtatttaacctataaataataaatgatattgaTACTAGGTATTCAAAAAAACATAGTCAATTAAATAGAAATAGACAAAAAAATGGTGGGTTCCATCGTTTCTATGATTACTTTTTAAACGGTGAGGTCCTCTCTATACACCGGAGCCATTTCCTTCATTGAATCTTCATTTCATCAATGTTATTGTGAATTTGTACAGTTCACACTTATGGGCTCTACCCATAAAATATCTAGTAATAGGTCTTTCACAACGAAATCTAGCTATACAGTAACGGTATTTAAGTATGAAGATTAGCTGGGTAGTTGACCCTCTTAGTCCGTTCAAAATTTCGGTAGGGcaaaatttttctttatttgaaaTAGGATTTTTCCCGCTTAATGGATAACTATTTGTTACCAATGGGAAATTTTTTTCATCTTAAATTGCAAATTAAGGTGATTCGGTTTGCACTAATCGAaaccataaattttttacacaatagaattatatataattaatagaatatatttttatattttagtctaTGATCTAAACGAGTCGCACATACACCCTAGTACATGTTCCTCGGCGCTGAGGGCATCCCCGAAGAGCGGGAGATTTGGTGACATTTCGGATTGGCTGTCTTGCGTTTCTAATAAGTTGTTTTATAGTTGGCATGGTGAGTCATATACATAATTAGCCGGTTTAGATCAATCCTAACCCGATgattatgaattatttagattCGATTAAATCGGGTTAGTAAGACGATTAAATCAGGTTAGTAAGACGATTAAATCCGGTTAGGATCTGGAAGACGATTAAATCAGGTTAGGAAGCAAGCAGGTTAGGAAGACGATTAAATTCAGGTTAGGAAGACgattaaaaagagaaaatttaaTCTCAAATCTTGTAGTTATCAGGAATCCTTTCTGCTCTTTTTTTATTCACAAAGAATCCGCTACCATATCAACAAGTCCGTAGGCTTGAGCTTCTTCTGCTGACATAAAAAGATCCCTTTCCATGTCTTTGGATATCTGCCATGAAGGTTTGCCTGTTCTTTGTGCATAAATATTTGTGATATTTCGGCGCATTTGCAGTAATTCATTCGCTTCCAGCATACATTCTACTGTTTGTCCCTCATAAAAAGAAGTAGCAGGTTGATGGATCATTACCCTGAGAGTATAACATAATAAGTGTTTCTCCAAATCTTGGATTATCAGGTAGGTAAGGgatataaataagaaaaaacaaataaaatttaaatttaaagccGTACAGGCAGACatcttttttcttatttatataGCATACGGCTccattataaatatgaaattgattttgaccttccattgaagaaatataaaatataccgGGTATTTCAGACCCAGATCAAAAAATAATCCAATAATCACctttctttatttgtttgagACTATTTTTAAAAGACTATGATGATTCCGTTGCTTTCTTATTTCGTCTAGTTTTTTATTCAGCAATCcaaaagtttctttttttttttattctttcataaaatataatattgttaaAAGTTTGCTGGCGTGAAAactgaaaacaaaaaaattgtgaCACTAAAAGAGGGTCCTGATAGATCAGATAAAATCGTAAAAACCCCTTTTTCATACTACTCTTTCGATAGATAATCTAATggttttgaataaaaaaattatttttgcatATCGAACTCGAAGTGCCATGctttttttacttaatattgGCGTAGGCATagtcttctttttttttctacaaataAGAATCATTGGCGCCAAGCGTGAGGGAATGCTAGACGTTTGGTAATTTCTCCTCCTACCAAAATAAGCGATCCCATTGAAGCGGCTAATCCTACGCATACTGTCTGTACTTCTGCTTCTACAAATTGCATAGTATCAAATATTGCCATTCCAGATATTACCTCTCCGCCCGGagaatttataaacaaatacaAATCTTTGTTCTTGTCCTCTAAACTTAGATATACCATTAGACCAACAAGTTGGTTTGATATTTCACTGTTTACTTCTTGACCTAAAAAAAGTAGTCTTTCTTGAAAAAGTCGATTGTATAAGTCAATCCAAGATGCCTCATCATCTCCAGGAACGAGAAAAGGTACCTTTGGTACACCAAGTGgcataaaatagaaaaagatgAATGAGGCGGACTATCTAACTTGACTTTGGTGTGAGAACGTAAGCAgacagaaataaaaaaaataacactaaATGAATACGGTAAAGTTTTGACCAATAGGTCGTTCTTGGATATTTCTACATTCACTGATAGAAACACGCATATCCAATAGAAACactcatataaaaaaaagtaaccaCTCACCACCATTGCGTATTGTTACTTATCGGATATAGAATAGATCTGCTTCTTTTTGTTCCTACGAATAGAATGTTCCATTGTTACTAAAAAACTAGAACAAATATGAATTCTTTAATCTGAGATAATTTACTAAAAGAGAACGGGCCTGAGTATAGTTTTTTACAGTGCAATAAAGTTACATAGTGtctattttttgttgataaaagaGGTATTTTCATGGGTTTGCCTTGGTATCGTGTTCATACCGTTGTATTAAATGATCCCGGTCGTTTACTTTCTGTCCATATAATGCATACAGCTCTGGTTGCTGGTTGGGCCGGTTCGATGGCTCTATATGAATTAGCAGTTTTTGATCCTTCTGACCCAGTTCTTGACCCAATGTGGAGACAGGGTATGTTCGTTATACCCTTCATGACTCGTTTAGGAATAACGAATTCATGGGGTGGTTGGAATATCACGGGAGGTACTATAACAAATCCGGGTATTTGGAGTTACGAAGGTGTGGCCGGGGCACATATTGTGTTTTCTGGCTTGTGCTTTTTGGCGGCTATTTGGCATTGGGTCTATTGGGATCTAGAAATCTTTTGTGATGAACGTACTGGAAAACCTTCTTTGgatttgccaaaaatattcggaattcatttatttcttgCAGGGGTGGGGTGTTTTGGTTTTGGCGCATTTCATGTAACAGGATTATTTGGTCCTGGAATATGGGTATCCGATCCTTATGGACTAACTGGAAGGGTACAATCCGTAAATCCCGCATGGGGTGTGGATGGTTTTGATCCTTTTGTTCCAGGGGGGATAGCCTCTCATCAT
The genomic region above belongs to Cicer arietinum cultivar CDC Frontier isolate Library 1 unplaced genomic scaffold, Cicar.CDCFrontier_v2.0 Ca_scaffold_5768_v2.0, whole genome shotgun sequence and contains:
- the LOC140919169 gene encoding ATP-dependent Clp protease proteolytic subunit-like, producing the protein MPLGVPKVPFLVPGDDEASWIDLYNRLFQERLLFLGQEVNSEISNQLVGLMVYLSLEDKNKDLYLFINSPGGEVISGMAIFDTMQFVEAEVQTVCVGLAASMGSLILVGGEITKRLAFPHAWVMIHQPATSFYEGQTVECMLEANELLQMRRNITNIYAQRTGKPSWQISKDMERDLFMSAEEAQAYGLVDMVADSL